One stretch of Euphorbia lathyris chromosome 7, ddEupLath1.1, whole genome shotgun sequence DNA includes these proteins:
- the LOC136235240 gene encoding phosphatidylinositol 4-phosphate 5-kinase 1-like, whose translation MREGVVVVDEGSDVVSNAKKKKSGEEDKVDKVLVLVAEKDSSKTVPLVISVPAQPIVVNRPRSQSATRRVTPANIAAIGELETAGAGGSAATVEKVIPNGDLYMGSFSGNAPHGLGKYLWTDGCMYEGEWRRGKASGKGKFSWPSGATFEGEFKSGRMEGFGTFIGSEGDTYRGAWSADRKHGYGQKRYANGDIYEGSWKKNVQDGKGRYVWRNGNVYDGEWKNGVISGRGVMIWANGNRYDGQWENGVPKGNGIFTWPDGSCYVGTWNSNDDIMAQKLNGTFYSGNGKEHLLKGSERDLVLPAAAATRKRSSVDGARGSNLNFPRICIWESDGEAGDITCDIIDTVEASMIYREGLDRDNVMQFRRGPCCFSGGEAKKPGQTIAKGHKNYELMLNLQLGIRYSVGKHAQIVRDLKPNDFDPKEKFWTRFPAEGSKITPPHQSVEFRWKDYCPMVFRHLRELFQVDTADYMLAICGNDALRELSSPGKSGSFFYLTQDDRFMIKTVKKSEVKVLIRMLSSYYQHVCRYENSLVTKFFGVHCVKPIGGQKTRFIVMGNLFCSEYRIHRRFDLKGSSHGRTTDKPEGEIDETTTLKDLDLNFVFRLQRNWYQELIKQINRDCEFLEAEKIMDYSLLVGLHFRDDNTYEKMGLSPFVLRSGSLDSYQNEKFMRGCRFLEAELQDRDRVLAGRKPLIRLGANMPARAERMARRSDFDQYTPGGRSHSTPSRSGEVYEVVLYFGIIDILQDYDISKKLEHAYKSLQADPTSISAVDPKLYSKRFRDFIGRIFIEDR comes from the exons ATGCGTGAAggagttgttgttgttgatgaaGGAAGCGACGTCGTTTCGAATgctaagaagaagaaatcagggGAGGAAGATAAGGTAGATAAGGTTTTAGTGCTTGTGGCAGAGAAAGATAGCTCCAAAACTGTACCACTGGTGATTTCAGTTCCGGCGCAACCGATAGTTGTTAACCGACCTCGATCTCAGTCTGCTACTCGGAGAGTTACTCCGGCGAACATCGCTGCCATTGGTGAGCTAGAAACAGCTGGAGCCGGGGGATCTGCCGCCACAGTGGAGAAGGTAATTCCTAACGGCGATCTCTATATGGGGTCGTTCTCGGGCAACGCGCCGCACGGATTAGGGAAATATTTATGGACTGACGGGTGTATGTATGAAGGAGAGTGGCGGAGAGGGAAAGCATCGGGGAAAGGGAAGTTCTCTTGGCCTTCCGGCGCTACTTTTGAGGGCGAATTTAAATCCGGGAGGATGGAAGGGTTTGGCACATTCATCGGATCCGAGGGAGATACTTATCGTGGTGCCTGGAGCGCCGATCGGAAACATGGATACGGTCAGAAGAGGTATGCGAACGGGGATATTTATGAAGGGTCATGGAAGAAGAATGTGCAAGATGGGAAAGGGAGATATGTGTGGAGAAATGGGAATGTGTACGATGGTGAATGGAAAAACGGTGTCATTTCAGGGAGAGGAGTTATGATTTGGGCGAATGGGAATCGATATGATGGACAATGGGAAAATGGAGTACCGAAGGGGAATGGGATTTTCACCTGGCCAGATGGGAGTTGTTATGTCGGTACTTGGAACAGTAACGATGATATAATGGCTCAAAAATTGAACGGAACTTTCTATTCCGGGAATGGTAAGGAACATTTGTTAAAAGGAAGCGAGAGAGATTTGGTCTTGCCGGCGGCGGCAGCAACGAGGAAGAGATCGTCTGTGGATGGAGCTAGAGGAAGTAACCTGAATTTTCCGAGGATATGTATATGGGAGAGTGATGGTGAGGCTGGTGATATTACTTGCGATATTATCGATACAGTTGAGGCTTCTATGATTTACAGGGAGGGTTTGGATCGGGATAATGTAATGCAATTTAGGAGAGGGCCGTGTTGTTTTAGTGGCGGAGAGGCTAAAAAGCCTGGGCAAACTATAGCCAAAGGGCATAAGAATTACGAATTGATGCTTAATCTACAATTGGGAATCAG GTATTCTGTTGGAAAACATGCCCAGATTGTCAGGGACCTTAAACCAAATGATTTTGATCCAAAGGAGAAGTTCTGGACTAGGTTTCCAGCTGAGGGTTCGAAGATCACCCCTCCGCATCAGTCAGTGGAGTTCCGTTGGAAGGATTATTGTCCAATGGTCTTTAG ACACTTGAGGGAGCTATTCCAAGTAGATACTGCTGATTACATGCTAGCTATTTGCGGGAATGATGCCCTTAGAGAGCTTTCTTCTCCTGGGAAGAGCGGAAGCTTCTTTTACCTTACTCAGGATGACAGATTTATGATCAAGACAGTGAAGAAATCAGAAGTGAAG GTGCTAATTAGGATGCTTTCGAGTTATTATCAACACGTGTGCCGGTATGAAAATTCACTGGTGACCAAATTCTTCGGCGTGCATTGTGTCAAACCGATTGGCGGGCAGAAG ACTCGTTTCATTGTGATGGGCAATTTATTCTGCTCAGAGTACCGAATACATAGGAGATTTGATCTGAAAGGATCCTCCCATGGCCGCACAACCGACAAGCCTGAGGGTGAGATTGATGAAACCACAACTCTCAAGGACCTTGATCTCAATTTTGTGTTTCGCCTTCAACGAAATTGGTACCAGGAGCTTATCAA GCAAATTAATCGAGATTGCGAATTTTTGGAAGCCGAGAAAATTATGGATTACAGTCTCTTGGTCGGCCTTCACTTCCGTGATGATAATACATATGAAAAAATGGGATTGTCACCATTTGTTTTGCGATCAG GAAGCTTGGACTCCTATCAAAATGAGAAGTTCATGCGTGGCTGTCGCTTTCTGGAGGCAGAGCTACAAGACAGAGATAGAGTTTTAGCTGGCCG GAAACCTCTGATAAGGTTAGGAGCAAACATGCCAGCAAGAGCTGAACGAATGGCTCGAAGAAGCGATTTTGATCAATACACCCCAGGTGGAAGAAGTCACTCGACTCCTTCGAGAAGTGGCGAAGTATACGAAGTAGTCCTTTACTTTGGTATCATTGATATCTTACAAGACTATGATATAAGTAAGAAGTTAGAGCACGCATACAAATCATTACAAGCCGACCCTACCTCGATCTCAGCTGTAGACCCTAAACTATACTCCAAGAGATTCAGGGATTTCATTGGAAGAATATTCATAGAAGACAGGTAG